The Acanthochromis polyacanthus isolate Apoly-LR-REF ecotype Palm Island chromosome 2, KAUST_Apoly_ChrSc, whole genome shotgun sequence genome contains a region encoding:
- the LOC110948497 gene encoding kinesin-like protein KIF23 isoform X3, producing MQRPGKGKTPRRPGPKKAANVDKDPVGVYCRIRPLGGEDEECCVEMISSSTIQLHAPDGLKANRNGEYKETQYSFKKVFGINTSQIELFEDIAKPLVEDLIHCKNGLLFTYGVTGSGKTFTMTGSPGEGGLLPRSLDMLFNSVGPFQAKRFVFKPDDKNGLEIQSQVDALLERQKRDSQQSVPKTPSSRQKADPEFADMISSEEACKCESVDDDCCYSVFVSYIEIYNNYIYDLLEETPYDPIRPKWLGGGTPARNNEFVPPQSKILREDQNHNMYVAGCTEVEVKSTEEAFEVFWKGQKKRRIANTQLNRESSRSHSVFTVKLAQAPLDADGDHILQDKNQVNVSQLCLVDLAGSERTSRTRAEGSRLREAGNINQSLMNLRTCIEVLRENQMCGTNKMVPYRDSKLTHLFKNYFDGEGKVRMVVCVNPKADDYEETMLVMRFAEMTQEVEVARPVDRPICGLAAGRRYRNQAFKDELSRRLEERGGPSNGDDPALMNRLIESLPALPSSELVDPADDQTLPRLIEVLERRHRVRQMMAEQFNNTATSLKSTLQQFDSQLNAKDTFLHEQRSKLNEKDKLILSQRSEIERLEKKSKTLEYKIDILQKTTDMYEHDKRSLQQELETREQRLQKELSERKRMEQRMQGMVSDTKLKWEKECERRVTAKQLEMQNKLWVKDEKLKQLKAIVTESSSSNGGGGSSSGPEKPERPSRERDRNAAQKRSASPSPHPTAPPVHLRQRRSHSASGEKWVDHKPASNLDLDTVMQPIIPNAITVSTPNEKALSKCHKYVLRHQELASDGEIETKLIKGNVFRSRGGGQAVQFTDIETLKQECPTGPSRKRRSGSAEGAAPVDDIENRVPVSNTSYQKRRKP from the exons ATGCAGCGACCCGG CAAAGGGAAGACTCCTCGCAGGCCTGGACCCAAGAAGGCAGCCAACGTAGATAAAGATCCTGTAGGG GTATACTGCCGTATCCGTCCActaggaggagaagatgaggaGTGCTGTGTTGAGATGATCAGCAGCTCCACCATTCAGCTGCACGCTCCCGATGGCCTCAAAGCCAACCGCAACGGGGAATACAAGGAG ACGCAGTACTCCTTCAAGAAAGTATTTGGCATTAATACCTCTCAAATTGAGCTGTTTGAGGACATTGCCAAGCCCCTAGTAGAGGACCTCATTCATTGTAAAAATG GTCTTCTGTTTACATACGGTGTTACTGGAAGCGGTAAGACCTTCACGATGACCGGCTCACCTGGTGAAGGTGGACTCCTGCCCCGCTCTCTGGACATGCTCTTCAACAGCGTCGGTCCCTTTCAGGCCAAAAGATTT GTGTTTAAACCAGATGACAAGAACGGGTTGGAGATTCAGAGTCAAGTCGACGCTCTGCTGGAGAGACAGAAGCGGGACAGTCAGCAATCTGTGCCCAAAACTCCCTCCTCCAG GCAGAAGGCCGATCCAGAGTTTGCAGATATGATCAGCTCAGAGGAAGCCTGTAAATGTGAGAGCGTCGACGACGACTGTTGTTACAGCGTGTTTGTGTCCTACATCGAGATCTACAACAACTACATCTACGATCTGCTTGAAGAGACTCCGTATGACCCGATCAGACCAAA GTGGCTCGGTGGAGGCACGCCCGCACGGAACAATGAGTTTGT ACCGCCTCAATCCAAGATTCTGCGTGAAGACCAGAACCACAACATGTATGTCGCTGGTTGTACAGAAGTGGAGGTGAAATCAACAGAGGAGGCGTTTGAAGTTTTTTGGAAGG GGCAAAAGAAAAGGAGGATCGCCAACACTCAGCTCAATCGTGAATCCAGTCGCTCCCACAGCGTGTTCACCGTGAAGCTGGCACAAGCTCCTCTGGATGCTGACGGGGATCACATCCTGCAG GACAAAAACCAGGTGAATGTGAGCCAGCTGTGTCTGGTGGACCTGGCAGGCAGTGAGAGGACCAGCAGAACCAGAGCTGAAGGAAGCCGCCTTCGGGAAGCAG GTAATATCAACCAGTCCCTGATGAATCTGCGCACATGTATAGAAGTGCTCCGTGAAAACCAGATGTGTGGAACTAATAAG atgGTGCCGTACAGGGACTCTAAACTTAcacatctttttaaaaactacTTTGACGGTGAAGGAAAAGTCCGGATGGTTGTTTGTGTCAACCCAAAGGCCGACGATTATGAAGAAACTATG CTGGTGATGCGCTTTGCCGAGATGACCCAGGAGGTGGAGGTAGCGCGGCCAGTCGACCGGCCCATCTGTGGCCTCGCTGCAGGACGCCGATACAGAAACCAGGCGTTCAAAGATGAACTGTCCCGTCGTCTGGAAGAACGAGGAGGTCCCAGTAACGGCG ATGACCCTGCTCTGATGAATCGGCTCATAGAAAGCCTTCCAGCTCTGCCTAGCAGTGAGCTGGTCGATCCAGCTGATGATCAGACGCTGCCCCGACTGATTGAGGTTCTGGAGAGGAGGCATCGCGTTCGTCAGATGATGGCAGAACAGTTCAATAACACCG CCACTTCGCTAAAGTCAACACTTCAACAGTTCGACAGCCAGCTCAATGCAAAGGACACCTTCCTCCACGAACAGCGAAGCAAACTGAACGAAAAAGACAAACTCATCCTCAGCCAGAGATCGGAGATAGAGCGGTTagagaaaaagtccaaaacgCTGGAATACAAG ATCGATATCCTGCAGAAGACAACGGACATGTACGAGCACGACAAACGCTCCCTTCAGCAGGAGCTGGAGACCCGAGAGCAGAGGCTGCAGAAGGAGCTGTCGGAGAGGAAGCGCATGGAGCAGCGCATGCAGGGGATGGTGTCAGACACCAAGCTGAAGTGGGAGAAGGAGTGT GAGAGACGAGTGACCGCCAAGCAGCTGGAGATGCAGAACAAGTTGTGGGTGAAGGATGAGAAGCTGAAGCAGCTTAAAGCCATAGTGactgagagcagcagcagcaacggtggcggaggcagcagcagcggtcCAGAGAAGCCAGAGAGGCCGTCTAGGGAGAGAGATCGCAACGCCGCCCAGAAGAGGTCCGCTTCACCGTCACCACATCCC ACGGCTCCTCCGGTTCATCTACGGCAAAGACGCTCACATTCTGCGAGTGGGGAGAAATGGGTAGACCACAAACCGGCCTCTAATTTGGACCTAGACACTGTCATGCAGCCAATCATTCCCAATGCAATCACGGTGTCGACCCCCAACGAGAAGGCTCTGTCTAAATGCCACAAGTATGTGCTTAGGCATCAAGAGCTCGCCTCGGACGGGGAGATCGAGACCAAACTGATCAAG GGAAATGTTTTTAGGAGCAGAGGCGGAGGACAAGCTGTGCAGTTCACCGACATCGAGACACTAAAACAGGAGTGTCCAACAGGACCCAG
- the LOC110948497 gene encoding kinesin-like protein KIF23 isoform X2 — MQRPGKGKTPRRPGPKKAANVDKDPVGVYCRIRPLGGEDEECCVEMISSSTIQLHAPDGLKANRNGEYKETQYSFKKVFGINTSQIELFEDIAKPLVEDLIHCKNGLLFTYGVTGSGKTFTMTGSPGEGGLLPRSLDMLFNSVGPFQAKRFVFKPDDKNGLEIQSQVDALLERQKRDSQQSVPKTPSSRQKADPEFADMISSEEACKCESVDDDCCYSVFVSYIEIYNNYIYDLLEETPYDPIRPKPPQSKILREDQNHNMYVAGCTEVEVKSTEEAFEVFWKGQKKRRIANTQLNRESSRSHSVFTVKLAQAPLDADGDHILQDKNQVNVSQLCLVDLAGSERTSRTRAEGSRLREAGNINQSLMNLRTCIEVLRENQMCGTNKMVPYRDSKLTHLFKNYFDGEGKVRMVVCVNPKADDYEETMLVMRFAEMTQEVEVARPVDRPICGLAAGRRYRNQAFKDELSRRLEERGGPSNGDDPALMNRLIESLPALPSSELVDPADDQTLPRLIEVLERRHRVRQMMAEQFNNTATSLKSTLQQFDSQLNAKDTFLHEQRSKLNEKDKLILSQRSEIERLEKKSKTLEYKIDILQKTTDMYEHDKRSLQQELETREQRLQKELSERKRMEQRMQGMVSDTKLKWEKECERRVTAKQLEMQNKLWVKDEKLKQLKAIVTESSSSNGGGGSSSGPEKPERPSRERDRNAAQKRSASPSPHPDFSQTPSRQNRASVRAVQDPHPTSTPSSSSSSSSSSSSSSSYPSVASCISDWEQRFPVESSSQARLPGTPQYRSRTPAQYHGTSSVGRRRGQRRAPGTEAPAATLVYGLDLEAGTRTAPPVHLRQRRSHSASGEKWVDHKPASNLDLDTVMQPIIPNAITVSTPNEKALSKCHKYVLRHQELASDGEIETKLIKGNVFRSRGGGQAVQFTDIETLKQECPTGPSRKRRSGSAEGAAPVDDIENRVPVSNTSYQKRRKP; from the exons ATGCAGCGACCCGG CAAAGGGAAGACTCCTCGCAGGCCTGGACCCAAGAAGGCAGCCAACGTAGATAAAGATCCTGTAGGG GTATACTGCCGTATCCGTCCActaggaggagaagatgaggaGTGCTGTGTTGAGATGATCAGCAGCTCCACCATTCAGCTGCACGCTCCCGATGGCCTCAAAGCCAACCGCAACGGGGAATACAAGGAG ACGCAGTACTCCTTCAAGAAAGTATTTGGCATTAATACCTCTCAAATTGAGCTGTTTGAGGACATTGCCAAGCCCCTAGTAGAGGACCTCATTCATTGTAAAAATG GTCTTCTGTTTACATACGGTGTTACTGGAAGCGGTAAGACCTTCACGATGACCGGCTCACCTGGTGAAGGTGGACTCCTGCCCCGCTCTCTGGACATGCTCTTCAACAGCGTCGGTCCCTTTCAGGCCAAAAGATTT GTGTTTAAACCAGATGACAAGAACGGGTTGGAGATTCAGAGTCAAGTCGACGCTCTGCTGGAGAGACAGAAGCGGGACAGTCAGCAATCTGTGCCCAAAACTCCCTCCTCCAG GCAGAAGGCCGATCCAGAGTTTGCAGATATGATCAGCTCAGAGGAAGCCTGTAAATGTGAGAGCGTCGACGACGACTGTTGTTACAGCGTGTTTGTGTCCTACATCGAGATCTACAACAACTACATCTACGATCTGCTTGAAGAGACTCCGTATGACCCGATCAGACCAAA ACCGCCTCAATCCAAGATTCTGCGTGAAGACCAGAACCACAACATGTATGTCGCTGGTTGTACAGAAGTGGAGGTGAAATCAACAGAGGAGGCGTTTGAAGTTTTTTGGAAGG GGCAAAAGAAAAGGAGGATCGCCAACACTCAGCTCAATCGTGAATCCAGTCGCTCCCACAGCGTGTTCACCGTGAAGCTGGCACAAGCTCCTCTGGATGCTGACGGGGATCACATCCTGCAG GACAAAAACCAGGTGAATGTGAGCCAGCTGTGTCTGGTGGACCTGGCAGGCAGTGAGAGGACCAGCAGAACCAGAGCTGAAGGAAGCCGCCTTCGGGAAGCAG GTAATATCAACCAGTCCCTGATGAATCTGCGCACATGTATAGAAGTGCTCCGTGAAAACCAGATGTGTGGAACTAATAAG atgGTGCCGTACAGGGACTCTAAACTTAcacatctttttaaaaactacTTTGACGGTGAAGGAAAAGTCCGGATGGTTGTTTGTGTCAACCCAAAGGCCGACGATTATGAAGAAACTATG CTGGTGATGCGCTTTGCCGAGATGACCCAGGAGGTGGAGGTAGCGCGGCCAGTCGACCGGCCCATCTGTGGCCTCGCTGCAGGACGCCGATACAGAAACCAGGCGTTCAAAGATGAACTGTCCCGTCGTCTGGAAGAACGAGGAGGTCCCAGTAACGGCG ATGACCCTGCTCTGATGAATCGGCTCATAGAAAGCCTTCCAGCTCTGCCTAGCAGTGAGCTGGTCGATCCAGCTGATGATCAGACGCTGCCCCGACTGATTGAGGTTCTGGAGAGGAGGCATCGCGTTCGTCAGATGATGGCAGAACAGTTCAATAACACCG CCACTTCGCTAAAGTCAACACTTCAACAGTTCGACAGCCAGCTCAATGCAAAGGACACCTTCCTCCACGAACAGCGAAGCAAACTGAACGAAAAAGACAAACTCATCCTCAGCCAGAGATCGGAGATAGAGCGGTTagagaaaaagtccaaaacgCTGGAATACAAG ATCGATATCCTGCAGAAGACAACGGACATGTACGAGCACGACAAACGCTCCCTTCAGCAGGAGCTGGAGACCCGAGAGCAGAGGCTGCAGAAGGAGCTGTCGGAGAGGAAGCGCATGGAGCAGCGCATGCAGGGGATGGTGTCAGACACCAAGCTGAAGTGGGAGAAGGAGTGT GAGAGACGAGTGACCGCCAAGCAGCTGGAGATGCAGAACAAGTTGTGGGTGAAGGATGAGAAGCTGAAGCAGCTTAAAGCCATAGTGactgagagcagcagcagcaacggtggcggaggcagcagcagcggtcCAGAGAAGCCAGAGAGGCCGTCTAGGGAGAGAGATCGCAACGCCGCCCAGAAGAGGTCCGCTTCACCGTCACCACATCCC GACTTCAGCCAAACTCCCTCCCGCCAAAATCGAGCCAGTGTTAGGGCAGTTCAGGACCCTCACCCCACctccaccccctcctcctcctcctcctcctcctcctcctcctcttcatcttcatcctaCCCTTCAGTAGCCTCCTGCATCTCTGACTGGGAGCAGAGGTTCCCTGTAGAATCGAGCAGCCAGGCTAGACTCCCCGGGACCCCCCAGTACAGGAGCCGGACTCCCGCTCAGTACCACGGCACCAGCAGCGTGGGTCGCAGGAGAGGCCAGCGCCGGGCTCCAGGCACTGAGGCCCCCGCTGCCACGCTTGTCTATGGGCTAGACCTAGAGGCAGGCACCAGg ACGGCTCCTCCGGTTCATCTACGGCAAAGACGCTCACATTCTGCGAGTGGGGAGAAATGGGTAGACCACAAACCGGCCTCTAATTTGGACCTAGACACTGTCATGCAGCCAATCATTCCCAATGCAATCACGGTGTCGACCCCCAACGAGAAGGCTCTGTCTAAATGCCACAAGTATGTGCTTAGGCATCAAGAGCTCGCCTCGGACGGGGAGATCGAGACCAAACTGATCAAG GGAAATGTTTTTAGGAGCAGAGGCGGAGGACAAGCTGTGCAGTTCACCGACATCGAGACACTAAAACAGGAGTGTCCAACAGGACCCAG
- the LOC110948497 gene encoding kinesin-like protein KIF23 isoform X4 yields MQRPGKGKTPRRPGPKKAANVDKDPVGVYCRIRPLGGEDEECCVEMISSSTIQLHAPDGLKANRNGEYKETQYSFKKVFGINTSQIELFEDIAKPLVEDLIHCKNGLLFTYGVTGSGKTFTMTGSPGEGGLLPRSLDMLFNSVGPFQAKRFVFKPDDKNGLEIQSQVDALLERQKRDSQQSVPKTPSSRQKADPEFADMISSEEACKCESVDDDCCYSVFVSYIEIYNNYIYDLLEETPYDPIRPKPPQSKILREDQNHNMYVAGCTEVEVKSTEEAFEVFWKGQKKRRIANTQLNRESSRSHSVFTVKLAQAPLDADGDHILQDKNQVNVSQLCLVDLAGSERTSRTRAEGSRLREAGNINQSLMNLRTCIEVLRENQMCGTNKMVPYRDSKLTHLFKNYFDGEGKVRMVVCVNPKADDYEETMLVMRFAEMTQEVEVARPVDRPICGLAAGRRYRNQAFKDELSRRLEERGGPSNGDDPALMNRLIESLPALPSSELVDPADDQTLPRLIEVLERRHRVRQMMAEQFNNTATSLKSTLQQFDSQLNAKDTFLHEQRSKLNEKDKLILSQRSEIERLEKKSKTLEYKIDILQKTTDMYEHDKRSLQQELETREQRLQKELSERKRMEQRMQGMVSDTKLKWEKECERRVTAKQLEMQNKLWVKDEKLKQLKAIVTESSSSNGGGGSSSGPEKPERPSRERDRNAAQKRSASPSPHPTAPPVHLRQRRSHSASGEKWVDHKPASNLDLDTVMQPIIPNAITVSTPNEKALSKCHKYVLRHQELASDGEIETKLIKGNVFRSRGGGQAVQFTDIETLKQECPTGPSRKRRSGSAEGAAPVDDIENRVPVSNTSYQKRRKP; encoded by the exons ATGCAGCGACCCGG CAAAGGGAAGACTCCTCGCAGGCCTGGACCCAAGAAGGCAGCCAACGTAGATAAAGATCCTGTAGGG GTATACTGCCGTATCCGTCCActaggaggagaagatgaggaGTGCTGTGTTGAGATGATCAGCAGCTCCACCATTCAGCTGCACGCTCCCGATGGCCTCAAAGCCAACCGCAACGGGGAATACAAGGAG ACGCAGTACTCCTTCAAGAAAGTATTTGGCATTAATACCTCTCAAATTGAGCTGTTTGAGGACATTGCCAAGCCCCTAGTAGAGGACCTCATTCATTGTAAAAATG GTCTTCTGTTTACATACGGTGTTACTGGAAGCGGTAAGACCTTCACGATGACCGGCTCACCTGGTGAAGGTGGACTCCTGCCCCGCTCTCTGGACATGCTCTTCAACAGCGTCGGTCCCTTTCAGGCCAAAAGATTT GTGTTTAAACCAGATGACAAGAACGGGTTGGAGATTCAGAGTCAAGTCGACGCTCTGCTGGAGAGACAGAAGCGGGACAGTCAGCAATCTGTGCCCAAAACTCCCTCCTCCAG GCAGAAGGCCGATCCAGAGTTTGCAGATATGATCAGCTCAGAGGAAGCCTGTAAATGTGAGAGCGTCGACGACGACTGTTGTTACAGCGTGTTTGTGTCCTACATCGAGATCTACAACAACTACATCTACGATCTGCTTGAAGAGACTCCGTATGACCCGATCAGACCAAA ACCGCCTCAATCCAAGATTCTGCGTGAAGACCAGAACCACAACATGTATGTCGCTGGTTGTACAGAAGTGGAGGTGAAATCAACAGAGGAGGCGTTTGAAGTTTTTTGGAAGG GGCAAAAGAAAAGGAGGATCGCCAACACTCAGCTCAATCGTGAATCCAGTCGCTCCCACAGCGTGTTCACCGTGAAGCTGGCACAAGCTCCTCTGGATGCTGACGGGGATCACATCCTGCAG GACAAAAACCAGGTGAATGTGAGCCAGCTGTGTCTGGTGGACCTGGCAGGCAGTGAGAGGACCAGCAGAACCAGAGCTGAAGGAAGCCGCCTTCGGGAAGCAG GTAATATCAACCAGTCCCTGATGAATCTGCGCACATGTATAGAAGTGCTCCGTGAAAACCAGATGTGTGGAACTAATAAG atgGTGCCGTACAGGGACTCTAAACTTAcacatctttttaaaaactacTTTGACGGTGAAGGAAAAGTCCGGATGGTTGTTTGTGTCAACCCAAAGGCCGACGATTATGAAGAAACTATG CTGGTGATGCGCTTTGCCGAGATGACCCAGGAGGTGGAGGTAGCGCGGCCAGTCGACCGGCCCATCTGTGGCCTCGCTGCAGGACGCCGATACAGAAACCAGGCGTTCAAAGATGAACTGTCCCGTCGTCTGGAAGAACGAGGAGGTCCCAGTAACGGCG ATGACCCTGCTCTGATGAATCGGCTCATAGAAAGCCTTCCAGCTCTGCCTAGCAGTGAGCTGGTCGATCCAGCTGATGATCAGACGCTGCCCCGACTGATTGAGGTTCTGGAGAGGAGGCATCGCGTTCGTCAGATGATGGCAGAACAGTTCAATAACACCG CCACTTCGCTAAAGTCAACACTTCAACAGTTCGACAGCCAGCTCAATGCAAAGGACACCTTCCTCCACGAACAGCGAAGCAAACTGAACGAAAAAGACAAACTCATCCTCAGCCAGAGATCGGAGATAGAGCGGTTagagaaaaagtccaaaacgCTGGAATACAAG ATCGATATCCTGCAGAAGACAACGGACATGTACGAGCACGACAAACGCTCCCTTCAGCAGGAGCTGGAGACCCGAGAGCAGAGGCTGCAGAAGGAGCTGTCGGAGAGGAAGCGCATGGAGCAGCGCATGCAGGGGATGGTGTCAGACACCAAGCTGAAGTGGGAGAAGGAGTGT GAGAGACGAGTGACCGCCAAGCAGCTGGAGATGCAGAACAAGTTGTGGGTGAAGGATGAGAAGCTGAAGCAGCTTAAAGCCATAGTGactgagagcagcagcagcaacggtggcggaggcagcagcagcggtcCAGAGAAGCCAGAGAGGCCGTCTAGGGAGAGAGATCGCAACGCCGCCCAGAAGAGGTCCGCTTCACCGTCACCACATCCC ACGGCTCCTCCGGTTCATCTACGGCAAAGACGCTCACATTCTGCGAGTGGGGAGAAATGGGTAGACCACAAACCGGCCTCTAATTTGGACCTAGACACTGTCATGCAGCCAATCATTCCCAATGCAATCACGGTGTCGACCCCCAACGAGAAGGCTCTGTCTAAATGCCACAAGTATGTGCTTAGGCATCAAGAGCTCGCCTCGGACGGGGAGATCGAGACCAAACTGATCAAG GGAAATGTTTTTAGGAGCAGAGGCGGAGGACAAGCTGTGCAGTTCACCGACATCGAGACACTAAAACAGGAGTGTCCAACAGGACCCAG
- the LOC110948497 gene encoding kinesin-like protein KIF23 isoform X5 — protein sequence MQRPGKGKTPRRPGPKKAANVDKDPVGVYCRIRPLGGEDEECCVEMISSSTIQLHAPDGLKANRNGEYKETQYSFKKVFGINTSQIELFEDIAKPLVEDLIHCKNGLLFTYGVTGSGKTFTMTGSPGEGGLLPRSLDMLFNSVGPFQAKRFVFKPDDKNGLEIQSQVDALLERQKRDSQQSVPKTPSSRQKADPEFADMISSEEACKCESVDDDCCYSVFVSYIEIYNNYIYDLLEETPYDPIRPKWLGGGTPARNNEFVPPQSKILREDQNHNMYVAGCTEVEVKSTEEAFEVFWKGQKKRRIANTQLNRESSRSHSVFTVKLAQAPLDADGDHILQDKNQVNVSQLCLVDLAGSERTSRTRAEGSRLREAGNINQSLMNLRTCIEVLRENQMCGTNKMVPYRDSKLTHLFKNYFDGEGKVRMVVCVNPKADDYEETMLVMRFAEMTQEVEVARPVDRPICGLAAGRRYRNQAFKDELSRRLEERGGPSNGDDPALMNRLIESLPALPSSELVDPADDQTLPRLIEVLERRHRVRQMMAEQFNNTATSLKSTLQQFDSQLNAKDTFLHEQRSKLNEKDKLILSQRSEIERLEKKSKTLEYKIDILQKTTDMYEHDKRSLQQELETREQRLQKELSERKRMEQRMQGMVSDTKLKWEKECERRVTAKQLEMQNKLWVKDEKLKQLKAIVTESSSSNGGGGSSSGPEKPERPSRERDRNAAQKRSASPSPHPGNVFRSRGGGQAVQFTDIETLKQECPTGPSRKRRSGSAEGAAPVDDIENRVPVSNTSYQKRRKP from the exons ATGCAGCGACCCGG CAAAGGGAAGACTCCTCGCAGGCCTGGACCCAAGAAGGCAGCCAACGTAGATAAAGATCCTGTAGGG GTATACTGCCGTATCCGTCCActaggaggagaagatgaggaGTGCTGTGTTGAGATGATCAGCAGCTCCACCATTCAGCTGCACGCTCCCGATGGCCTCAAAGCCAACCGCAACGGGGAATACAAGGAG ACGCAGTACTCCTTCAAGAAAGTATTTGGCATTAATACCTCTCAAATTGAGCTGTTTGAGGACATTGCCAAGCCCCTAGTAGAGGACCTCATTCATTGTAAAAATG GTCTTCTGTTTACATACGGTGTTACTGGAAGCGGTAAGACCTTCACGATGACCGGCTCACCTGGTGAAGGTGGACTCCTGCCCCGCTCTCTGGACATGCTCTTCAACAGCGTCGGTCCCTTTCAGGCCAAAAGATTT GTGTTTAAACCAGATGACAAGAACGGGTTGGAGATTCAGAGTCAAGTCGACGCTCTGCTGGAGAGACAGAAGCGGGACAGTCAGCAATCTGTGCCCAAAACTCCCTCCTCCAG GCAGAAGGCCGATCCAGAGTTTGCAGATATGATCAGCTCAGAGGAAGCCTGTAAATGTGAGAGCGTCGACGACGACTGTTGTTACAGCGTGTTTGTGTCCTACATCGAGATCTACAACAACTACATCTACGATCTGCTTGAAGAGACTCCGTATGACCCGATCAGACCAAA GTGGCTCGGTGGAGGCACGCCCGCACGGAACAATGAGTTTGT ACCGCCTCAATCCAAGATTCTGCGTGAAGACCAGAACCACAACATGTATGTCGCTGGTTGTACAGAAGTGGAGGTGAAATCAACAGAGGAGGCGTTTGAAGTTTTTTGGAAGG GGCAAAAGAAAAGGAGGATCGCCAACACTCAGCTCAATCGTGAATCCAGTCGCTCCCACAGCGTGTTCACCGTGAAGCTGGCACAAGCTCCTCTGGATGCTGACGGGGATCACATCCTGCAG GACAAAAACCAGGTGAATGTGAGCCAGCTGTGTCTGGTGGACCTGGCAGGCAGTGAGAGGACCAGCAGAACCAGAGCTGAAGGAAGCCGCCTTCGGGAAGCAG GTAATATCAACCAGTCCCTGATGAATCTGCGCACATGTATAGAAGTGCTCCGTGAAAACCAGATGTGTGGAACTAATAAG atgGTGCCGTACAGGGACTCTAAACTTAcacatctttttaaaaactacTTTGACGGTGAAGGAAAAGTCCGGATGGTTGTTTGTGTCAACCCAAAGGCCGACGATTATGAAGAAACTATG CTGGTGATGCGCTTTGCCGAGATGACCCAGGAGGTGGAGGTAGCGCGGCCAGTCGACCGGCCCATCTGTGGCCTCGCTGCAGGACGCCGATACAGAAACCAGGCGTTCAAAGATGAACTGTCCCGTCGTCTGGAAGAACGAGGAGGTCCCAGTAACGGCG ATGACCCTGCTCTGATGAATCGGCTCATAGAAAGCCTTCCAGCTCTGCCTAGCAGTGAGCTGGTCGATCCAGCTGATGATCAGACGCTGCCCCGACTGATTGAGGTTCTGGAGAGGAGGCATCGCGTTCGTCAGATGATGGCAGAACAGTTCAATAACACCG CCACTTCGCTAAAGTCAACACTTCAACAGTTCGACAGCCAGCTCAATGCAAAGGACACCTTCCTCCACGAACAGCGAAGCAAACTGAACGAAAAAGACAAACTCATCCTCAGCCAGAGATCGGAGATAGAGCGGTTagagaaaaagtccaaaacgCTGGAATACAAG ATCGATATCCTGCAGAAGACAACGGACATGTACGAGCACGACAAACGCTCCCTTCAGCAGGAGCTGGAGACCCGAGAGCAGAGGCTGCAGAAGGAGCTGTCGGAGAGGAAGCGCATGGAGCAGCGCATGCAGGGGATGGTGTCAGACACCAAGCTGAAGTGGGAGAAGGAGTGT GAGAGACGAGTGACCGCCAAGCAGCTGGAGATGCAGAACAAGTTGTGGGTGAAGGATGAGAAGCTGAAGCAGCTTAAAGCCATAGTGactgagagcagcagcagcaacggtggcggaggcagcagcagcggtcCAGAGAAGCCAGAGAGGCCGTCTAGGGAGAGAGATCGCAACGCCGCCCAGAAGAGGTCCGCTTCACCGTCACCACATCCC GGAAATGTTTTTAGGAGCAGAGGCGGAGGACAAGCTGTGCAGTTCACCGACATCGAGACACTAAAACAGGAGTGTCCAACAGGACCCAG